From Pagrus major chromosome 2, Pma_NU_1.0, one genomic window encodes:
- the LOC141016188 gene encoding high affinity cationic amino acid transporter 1-like: MILATLKGVGKQLLRVKVVNCNAEDSHFSRCLNTFDLVALGVGSTLGAGVYVLAGAVARDSSGPAIVLSFLIAAIASVLAGLCYAEFGARVPKTGSAYLYSYVTVGELWAFITGWNLILAYVIGTSSVARAWSATFDELIGRHIEEFCRRYMSMNAPGVLAEYPDIFAVFIILTLTGLLAFGVKESALVNKVFTCINVLVLLFVIISGLVKGDRKNWSLNPEEILNTTSNSSLNVSDLLPSEESLGKGGFMPFGWTGVLSGAATCFYAFVGFDCIATTGEEVKNPQRAIPVGIVASLLICFVAYFGVSAALTVMMPYYLLDKNSPLPVAFTYVGWDGATYAVAIGSLCALSTSLLGSMFPMPRVIWAMAEDGLLFKCLAKISPRTKTPLIATVTSGVVAAVMAFLFDLKDLVDLMSIGTLLAYTLVAACVLVLRYQPEVPSVAYEMANTQDETEMGESYNEGNIDMLPQPEDRFTIRNLLNPSNTEPSPLSGFAVNICTSILGVLVCVFCIVAVQGGWAPWSLSVLSVILVVCLILTFIVWRQPQSKAKLAFKVPLLPFLPVTSLFINVYLMMQLDRGTWLRFCIWMVIGFIIYFGYGIRNSTEGGSDRYTPACEIKGEPMAEKKAFLHNAQSATGDDDDDDEES, from the exons ATGATTCTGGCTACATTAAAAGGCGTTGGGAAGCAGCTCCTGCGTGTGAAGGTCGTAAACTGTAACGCAGAGGATTCACACTTCTCTCGATGCCTCAACACGTTCGACCTGGTGGCGCTGGGCGTCGGCAGCACGCTGGGTGCCGGAGTGTACGTGCTGGCTGGCGCTGTTGCCCGGGACAGCTCTGGACCTGCCATCGTCCTCTCCTTCCTCATCGCTGCCATCGCCTCAGTCCTGGCTGGTCTGTGCTACGCCGAGTTCGGAGCCCGCGTGCCCAAAACTGGCTCAGCTTACCTCTATAGCTACGTAACGGTTGGAGAACTCTGGGCCTTCATCACTGGCTGGAACCTCATCCTGGCTTACGTCATTG GAACTTCGAGTGTGGCCAGAGCATGGAGCGCAACCTTCGACGAGCTGATTGGACGGCACATTGAGGAATTCTGCAGGCGATACATGAGCATGAACGCTCCGGGTGTCCTGGCCGAGTATCCAGACATATTTGCTGTCTTCATCATACTCACTCtgacag GACTGCTTGCATTCGGAGTGAAGGAGTCAGCCTTGGTAAATAAAGTATTCACCTGCATCAATGTActggtgctgctgtttgtgatcaTCTCTGGCTTGGTCAAAGGAGACCGAAAAAACTGGAGCTTGAACCCTGAAGAAATCCTCAACACCACCAGCAACTCAAGCCTGAA TGTGTCTGATCTGTTACCATCAGAAGAAAGTCTTGGTAAGGGCGGCTTCATGCCTTTTGGCTGGACTGGAGTCCTGTCTGGTGCTGCCACCTGCTTTTATGCCTTTGTAGGGTTTGACTGCATTGCCACTACAG GAGAAGAAGTGAAAAACCCTCAGAGGGCCATTCCTGTCGGGATCGTGGCCTCGCTCCTCATCTGTTTCGTGGCGTACTTCGGTGTGTCCGCGGCTCTCACTGTTATGATGCCCTACTACCTGCTGGACAAGAACAGCCCCCTGCCGGTGGCCTTTACATATGTGGGCTGGGATGGAGCCACTTACGCAGTGGCCATTGGCTCTTTATGTGCCTTGTCGACCAG TTTACTAGGCTCCATGTTCCCAATGCCCAGAGTGATCTGGGCCATGGCAGAAGATGGCCTGCTCTTCAAATGTTTGGCTAAAATCAGCCCACGAACCAAAACCCCTCTAATAGCTACAGTAACATCAGGTGTTGTGGCAG ctGTGATGGCTTTCCTGTTTGACTTGAAGGACCTGGTTGACCTCATGTCCATCGGCACTTTGCTGGCCTACACCCTGGTGGCTGCCTGTGTGTTGGTCCTCAG GTACCAGCCTGAAGTCCCCAGCGTGGCCTATGAGATGGCCAACACTCAGGATGAAACTGAAATGGGTGAATCTTATAACGAGGGGAACATCGACATGTTACCACAGCCAGAGGATCGCTTCACCATCAGGAATCTACTGAACCCTTCCAACACAGAGCCGTCCCCTCTGTCTGGGTTTGCTGTCAACATCTGCACCAGTATACTTG gtgttttggtgtgtgtctTCTGTATTGTAGCTGTTCAAGGAGGGTGGGCGCCCTGGTCACTGTCAGTCCTCAGCGTTATCTTGGTGGTTTGTCTGATTCTCACCTTCATTGTGTGGAGACAGCCGCAGAGCAAGGCCAAGCTTGCCTTCAAG GTTCCCCTGCTGCCTTTTCTCCCAGTCACTAGTTTGTTCATCAACGTCTACCTGATGATGCAGCTCGACAGAGGAACATGGTTGCGCTTCTGCATCTGGATGGTTATAG GTTTCATTATCTACTTCGGCTATGGTATTCGCAACAGCACAGAGGGCGGGTCTGACCGCTACACGCCAGCCTGCGAAATAAAGGGAGAGCCCATGGCAGAGAAGAAAGCCTTCTTACACAACGCACAAAGCGCCACCGgagacgacgacgacgacgatgaAGAGTCCTGA